TTCAACTAACCTAATATCATAAAATATTACTCAACCTCTATTAATTCAGCATCTGATTTACGAATAGATAACTCATAACCTCTAATATTTACCTGTATCGGATCTCCTAATGGGGCCACTTTTCTTATATAAATCTCACTATTCTTAGTTATTCCCATATCCATTATTCTACGTTTTGTAGCTCCTTCACCATAAAGCTTTACAACTTTTACAGTGTCCCCTATTTTTATATTATTTAATGATTTCAAAACTGTTCCTCCCTTATATCTAACATTATTAAGAAACTCAAAATATAAGTTAGATAAAACTAACTATTCTTGAGCTAA
This DNA window, taken from Fusobacterium sp. JB019, encodes the following:
- a CDS encoding ferrous iron transport protein A; this encodes MKSLNNIKIGDTVKVVKLYGEGATKRRIMDMGITKNSEIYIRKVAPLGDPIQVNIRGYELSIRKSDAELIEVE